TTGGCAAGATGAGCGCCTGTCTGGCTGTGCATGAGGCGGCGCTCCGCGCCGGCGTGTCCTCAGCCTTTGTGGGCACCGGCCAGGCTGGGATCCTGATCAGTGGCACGGGAGTCCCCGTGGATGCGGTGCGCGTGGATTACGCCGCTGGCGCGGTCGAAGCCGCGGTGATGGAGGCCGCGTCAACGCTGCCCGAGACGGGACTGGTGCTCGTGGAAGGTCAGGGGTCGCTCTGCCATCCAGGCTCCACGGCCACCCTCCCCTTGCTTCGCGGCAGCCAGCCCACAGCCCTTTTGATGGTGCATCGGGCCTGCCAGACGCGCATCGAACGGGTTCCGCAGATTCCTCTGCCACTACTGCAGGATCTGATTGCACTCTGTGAGGCCTTGGCTGCCATCGGCCGTCCGATCGGTAGTGCACCTGCACCGAAAGTGCGGGCACTGGCCCTGAACACCGCGCGTCTGGACGAACCCGAGGCCACCGCCCTCAGTCGAGAGCTCAGCGACCAGCTCGGACTGGTCTGCAGAGATCCGATCCGCCATGGAGCGGAGGATCTGCTGGAGGCATTGCTGGCCCCATGACCCGAGGGTGATGAGGAGAGAGGGCGAGCGAGGGGATTCGAACCCCCGAATAGCGGCGCCACAAGCCGCTGCCTTAACCACTTGGCGACGCCCGCCGCGTCGGTAAGAATCTACCAATTCATCTCCACTGGCCACGCGCATGTCTTCGCCTCGTCGGCGCTGGCCTTCCGCAACTCTCGTTGCATCAGCGCTGCTGCTGGCTGGAAGCGGTGCTGCGCTGGCCTTCTCCAACCCGAGTCGCTCGGATTACAACGCCTTTGCTGGCCGTCAGTTGGTCAGCCTGGCGACGGAGGAAATCTGTCAAAGACAAGTGCTGCCCTTGGTGCTGCAGCTCTGGATCAGCGACTGTCCGCGCCTGATCGCCGATCAGGAACCAGTCCTGGCGACGCTTGCCGATCAATTCACCCGACGCTGGAATCTCGGACTGGCCAGCGTCTATGTGATCGAGGTTGGTGGCCAGGATCTTCTCCCGAGCCTTCGGCTTCCGAGCTACCGCGTCACCACCCTGGGAATTGCAGGTCAGTTTCTGGTGCTGAATGCTCATTCCAAGGATGGCGATCGTCGATGAGTTCGATGCTGCAGACCTCTCGCTCTGGTTCACTCAAGGCTCGCTGCCCCCGCTTGCTTCTCGAGACGGCCCTCGCGAGGGCCGTTGATCTTTCGAAGGCTGCGGGATCGGATGGTCTGATCCCCGTTTCGATCCGTTGGCATGAGGGGCTGATCGATGCGGTCGAGCCTGTACCGGACGCCGAGGGCCTGGTGTTGCCGCGGCTGGTGGAGCCTCACGCTCACCTGGATAAAGCCTTCTCCTGGAATGACTATCCCAATCCCGTCGGCACGTTTGCGGCGGCTTTGGCGGCCAACTTCAAAGAGCATCAGACGCGCACTCTTCAGAAGGTGCAGGCCCGTGGCGAGCGTGCACTTGCGTTGGCGTGGCGTCATGGGCTGAGAGCCGTGCGCAGCCATATCGACAGTCTCGGGCCGGGTGCTGCCTGCAGTTGGGAGGCGCTCACCGCTCTGCGAGAGCGATGGCGTGATCGGCTGGAGTTGCAGCTGGTAGCTCTCGTGCCGGTCGAGCACTGGGCGACCCCTGAGGGAGCGCAACTGGCAGGCACGGTGGCTGCGGCCGGTGGCGCCCTCGGTGGTTTCATTCAGCCCCCATGTCGAGGCCGGAACGAACGACAGGGCTTGCGACGGCTGCTGGAGCTTGCCAATCAGCATGGTTGCCTTGTCGACCTTCATATCGATGAGGCGTCGTCCCATCCAGCTGCAGGAATGCATCAGCTGCTGCGCACGATGGAGCGCATGGAGTTGTCGGTCCCGGTGACCTGCAGCCATGCCAGCAGCCTGGCGCTGTTGCGGGATGGCGCTCTGCGGCGTCTGGCTGATCGGATGGCGCGACAGAACCTGCAGGTGGTGGCCCTGCCGCTCACCAATGGTTGGTTGCTCGGCCGTCAAGGCGACACCACCCCCCTGCGTCGCCCGTTGGCACCGATCCGGCAGTTGCAGAACGCCGGTGTGCGTGTGGCTGTCGGTGGCGACAACGTTCAGGATCCCTGGTTCCCCGGTGGGCAGCTCGATCCCCTGGCTTTGATGGCGATGAGCCTGCCCCTCGCGCAGTTGGCCCCGTGGGATGACCACGGGTTGAAGCCCTTCTGCACCGATGCCGCTCAGCTGATGGGGCTGGCCTGGGATGGCGTGCTGCGCAACGGTGCTCCAGCGGATCTGATTCATCTCCCGCAAGGGGGGTGGCCGGAGTTGCTGGCCATCCCCAGCGCGCGGCGCGTGCTGGCTGGGGGACAGTGGGTTGACAATCAGTTTGTTGGCGATCAGTCGGTTGCCGATTCAACCGACAGTCCGTGAGGGGAACCTGATGCTGACCGATGCCATGCGAAGCGCGCTGACTGCCATCCCCGGCCTGAGCGTGCTGACCGAGCCGGACGACCTGGAGCGTTATTCACGCGATGCGTACGACTACTCGCCGGTGCTGCGGGAGCGCCTGGCGGAGTGTCGGGCTGATGTGGTGGTGCGCCCTGACAGCGTCGATGCGGTGGTGCAGGTGGCCGGGCTGTGCCACCGCCATGGGGTGCCACTCACTCTGCGCGGTTCGGGAACAGGCAATTACGGCCAGTGTGTGCCGCTCGAGGCCGGGGTGGTGATGCTGATGAGCCACCTGCGGTCCGTACGCGCCATCGATCCGGACACAGGCGACGTCACGGTGGAGTGCGGTTGTCTGCTCAAGGACCTGAACCGCGATCTGGTGGCCAAGGGGCGTCAGCTGCGGCTGATGCCGAGCACCTGGCGCAGCGCCACGATCGGTGGATTCATCGCTGGCGGCTCCGGTGGCATCGGGTCTGTGCGCTGGGGATTCCTGCGCGATCCCGGGCACTTGCTTGGGCTGGAGGTGGTGACGCTGGAGCCGGAGCCCCGAGTGCTTCAACTCGAGGCCTCCGAAGCGGAAGCGTTGAACCATGCCTACGGCACCAACGGCATCATCACGGCTCTGACGCTGGCCACGGCTCCGAATATTGCCTGGCAGGAACTGGTGGTGGACTGCCCCGACTGGTCTTCGGCTGTGGAGCTGGCGCGCCATTGCTGTGCTGCGGCCATCGACCTGCACTTGTGCACCGTGCTGGAGGCGGCGGTGGTGGAGCAGCTGCCCCAGTGGGATCTGCCCGTGTCAGCGAAGGACCGTCTGCTGCTACTTGTGTCGCCTGATGCAGTTAGCACCGTGCACCGATTGGCGACAGCAGCTGGAGCCGCCGTCACCCATCTGGGCTCCGAGGCCGATCGGCATGGCAATGGTTTGAAGGAGCTCACCTGGAACCACACCACCCTGCATCTGCGGCAACGGGATTCCTCTTGGACCTATCTGCAGATGCTGCTGCCCCAGCCCGAGCTCGCCTTCCTCGACAACCTCAAACAGGCCTGGGGAGATGATCTGCTCTGGCATCTGGAAGGTGTGCGTCAACAGGGGACCCAGCGATTGGCAGCCCTTCCTCTAGTGCGTTGGCGAGGGGCGGAAGCGCTGGAACGGCTGATCCAGCAATGCCGCGATCAGGGTGCGTTGATCTTCAACCCCCACGTGCTCACGGTGGAAGGTGGTGGTCTCGGTGTGATCGACGGCGATCAGGTGGCCGCCAAACACAATTTCGATCCTGCCGGTTTGCTGAATCCCGGCAAGCTCGGTGGTTTCAACAGTTGAGGCTGTCGCGGGTCAACACCCCCGTGACTGGATTGACGCCTTCGGCTTCCTGGCAGAGGCGCCGTTGATCATCGCGGTCGAGGAGGGCATCGCTGAAGTCAGCGCCCTCTACTTGGGCGCCGGCGAAGCTGCTGCCGGAGGCAATTACTCCCACCAGCAGGGCGTCCCGTAGATCTGTGCCGGTGAAGTCAGCGCGATCCATCAGCGCATCACTGAGGTCGGCGCCATGAAAATTGGCATCCGCAAAGGCCCCTTGCGTGAAGATCGCTCCTGACAGGTTGGTGTCGCTGAAATCAGCACCTCGGCCGACGGCACCGGCAAAGGAGGTGTTGGTGAGCTGCTGCCCGTGGAAGTCCACGTCGCTCTGGTTGGTCAGGGTGTAATCAACCCGGTCTTGGAACAGAGCTCGGTCTTGCAGTCCGACCCCGGCTGAGGTGTCGAGGGCGATGGCCGAGACCGGCATCAGCCAGAGCATCAGAGCGAATGCGGCAAGGGCCTTCAGCAGCGCGTGCATTGCATGGATCAGCGGCATGCCGTTCACTCTGCCTGCACCAGACCGATTTCCATGAGCTGCCCGATCAAATAGAGCGATCCGGCGATCACTGGAGCGGTGGGTGGCCATCCCTCAGCCTGCAGTTGCTGCAGGGCTTCAGCCGCGTCCACCGCGGCTTTCAGCTGATCGGCCTGCTGCGGACATTGCGCCTTCAGTTGCTCCGCACTCCAGCTCTGGTGACCCGGTACCGGCACGATCCACGCCTGATCGCCGGGATGCAGAAGCTGGTTGAGCATCTCCGGGGCTTGCTTGTGCGCCTGAATCGCCAGGATCCAGGTCTGTGGGGTTCCGTCGTCTGACCAGCGACGGCGTTCCTGGTCAAGTTGCACGGCCGCTGGTGGGTTGTGGGCACCATCCACACGCACGCGCAGTTCTTGCCAGCGCATCCACTGCAGCCGTCCTGGCCATCGTGCCGCTGCCAATCCTTCACGGATCGCTGCAGCGGAGATCGCCCCTGAGTCCTGCCCGATCCAGCGCAGCGCAGCAGCGGCCACAGCCGCGTTGCTCTGTTGCCAAAGGCCTGGCAGCCCCAGGGTCCAGGTTTCATCCAGCGGTTCCACCCATTCCAAGGTTCCGGCCATGGCGTTCACCCGCTGTTCAAGCACTGCCCGCACAGCAGCCAGTTGGGGACCACTCACCACGTGGGCGCCGGGACCGATGGCCGCGGCTTTCTCGGTGGCGATGGCCTGCAGAGTGGATCCAAGGTGCTCGCGATGGTCGAGACCAATGGAGGCCACGGCGATCAAGGGCCGGCGCGGGTGGGCCGTGGTGGCATCCAGGCGACCGCCAAGCCCAGCCTCCAGCACCAGCCAGTCGGGCTGTTGTTGATCGAAATGCACCAGTGCGGCGCAAATCAGTTGTTCGAAGGGCGTCAGACGACAGTCTTCGACCACGGGCTGCAGGGATTCCAGGAGGCTGCGCAGCGTTTCAATCCTGATCAAGGCGTTGTCGATCCGGATGCGTTCGCACCAGCTCACGAGATGGGGTGAGGTTGTCAGACCGGAACGCAGCCCCGCCGCCATCAGACCGTGATGGATCAAACAGGCGATCGAGCCTTTGCCATTGGTGCCCACCACCTGAACGGCGGGAATGGAGCCCGCGGGGCTCTGCAGGTGTTGCAGCGCTGCATGCATCCGCTCCAGGGAGAGATCCATGCCCCGGAGGTCAAATCGCGGCAGCAGGTCACTCAGGTCCTGCGGATGGGATGACGACGATCGCTCCACTCAGGTCACGCGGACCAGGGCCCGTTCCAGTCGCGTGAGCAGGATCTGCACTTCGCGGGAGCTGATCACCAACGCCGGCACCATCCGAATCACCTGGGCTCCGGCGGGGACCAGCAGCAACTGTTCCTCCAGGGCTGCTTTCACCACATCAATGGCCTGGATCCCGCAGTCGTCTTTCAGCACGAGTCCCTGCAGAAGGCCCCAGCCACGGCTCCCCTCCAGCTGGTCCGGATAGCGCTCCACCAGCCGGTTCAATCCGGCTCGCAGTTGGTCGCCGCGTTCGCGCACATTGCTGAGCAGATTGCGCCGTTCGATCTCGCTGGCCACCGTCAGCCCCGCACGACAGGCGAATGGATTGCCTCCAAAGGTGCTCGCGTGGTCACCGGGTTCGAACACATCGGCATTGCTTCGCACCATGAGTGCTCCCACGGCATGGCCGCCTCCGAGCCCTTTGGCCAGTGTCAGCGCGTCAGGGACCACGCCGAGTTGCTCATAACCCCAGAGCGTGCCGGTGCGACCCATGCCCACCTGCACTTCATCAAAGATCAGCAGGATGTCGCGGGCATCGCAGTGTTGGCGGATCGCCTTCATCACGGCAGGAACGCCCGGGTTCACGCCGCCTTCACCCTGCAGGGGTTCGATCAGCACGGCCGCCACGCGGGGCCCGTTCTGTTCAAGCCGTTCGAGCAGCTGTTCGAAATCAGCGAGGTCGTTGTAGGTGAAGAACTCAAACCCCTCGACCATGGGCTCGAAGCCTTGGTGATAGCGAGGTTGGCCTGTGGCGCTGACGGCAGCGAGCGTGCGTCCGTGGAAGCTTGCGGAAGCGGTGATGATCACCGGGCGATCAATGCCTCGCTTCTGGTGGCCGTGCTTGCGGGCCAGCTTGATGGCGGCCTCGTTGGCTTCAGCACCGGAATTGCAGAAGAAGACGCTGTCCGCACAGCTGTTGTTCACCAGCCACGCCGCCAGTTGTTCCTGTTCAGGGATTGCATAAAGGTTGGAGACGTGCTGGAGCCTGCGCAACTGACCTGTCAGGGCTTTGCGGATCGCTCGGTTGCTGTGGCCCAGGGTGCAGGTGGCAATGCCGGCGACAGCATCCAGGTGGCGTCGGCTCTGGTCATCCCACACCCAGCAGCCTTTGCCCCGGAGCAAGGCGATCGGGAAGCGGTTGTATGTGCCCATCACCGCGGCAGACGGAGTCACTGGCGAGGCATCCACCATGGATCTGTAAGGACTGGTCCCGGAAGGGATTGAACGTGGTGGCATTCTCCCGCAGCACCCTGCCGAATGCCTGAAGAGCTGCCGTCCCTCCTTGAAATTGATACGCAACCACCGTTGGGTTCGAAGGTGCGACCGTGCCGTGACTTGTCAGCAATTCCCCAATTGCTTGCATCACGGCTTCGGCACGGTTTCATGGCACCAACACAGTCGCCTCCGCTGGCATGTCCGAGCTTCTCAAGCGTCAGATTGAGCGACTTGAAACAGATATTGATCTCTCAACGGATTGGCTTGAAATCCGTTACCTGATGTCGGAGTTGGATCAGCTCAAAGCGTTGTACGAAGAGTCCGGCGCTGAGGCGGCCTAGTGCGTTGGATTTTAGGAATGTCCTTGTCCCATTTCTGATCCTCCCAAGCACATGTCTGTGGAAGCCAGGTCGTACATCTCTTGATGGATGTTCGGTGATTCCTGGGTGAACCAGTCGGTGTAGCGCGGTGGATGGATCACTTTCTCTCCAAAATTCAGGATTTGATATTCAAGGGAGATGAAGTCAGCGTCGAATCGATAGCCAAGGTCCACCAGGATCTTCCCGTTTGCTGCTGGTAGGTCAATTGATGTTTTGGTTTGGCTTGATCGCACTTCGATTGTTTTGGAGGCAATGGAGTGATCTCCTGAAATATCCCTGATTCGGATGAAGACTTTGGCGCCAAAGTCTCGCTCGATCATTGCTTTTGTTTCTTGCCTGAGCTGCCATTGGCAGTACAGGACTCCAGGCGTTTGTTTAACGTTAAGAAACGAATTGTCTTCGGTTGTTGAATTGGCTGTCGTCGATTTTTTGTCGGTTAATCCAAGGAGTGAAAGCAACCATTTCATATGATTGTTTCGCTTTGATCATCAGAGAGCTTTCTAGCCTGCAGCCCCATGCTGTTGCTGGCTTCGCATTGATGCTTAACGTCTGATCTCCTGGCTGCCAGATGTTGCTTCACCAGGGCCGTTGACCTTTGCTGTCAATGCCTAAGTCGATCGTTCATTTCAAATGGATTGCAGTCGACCCACCGCTTCGGCTTGACAGAGAAGCGGGTTGAGAATTAATGCTCCGGCTTGATCAATCAAGCTTCACGGAGTTGTTTTCATACAGGCGGTCGGACTTGAACCGACAAGAGTTTCCCCGGCGCATTTTGAGTGCGCTGCGTCTACCAATTCCGCCACGCCTGCTCGTGGTTTAAGTGGATGCTACACGCTGGCAGCTGGTCATCAACAAGACGCGGATTGTTCATCAGGCGCTGATCAAGGGCAAGATCTTGCGGTTCAGGATCCGTGGCGTTCGAGTCGTGCGCCGCTTCCCGTGAGCTTGGCCTCGATTCCCGCGTAGCCGCGATCCAGGTGGTTGAGTCCGCTTACCTGTGTTTTGCCCTTGGCTACAAGGCCCGCTAGCACCATCGCCGCTGAGGCTCTGAGGTCAGTTCCCTTCACCGGTGCTCCGCTTAGGCAGGGCACACCTTCCACCACGGCGCTGTTGCCTTGAACGCGGATCGATGCGCCCATGCGCTGCAATTCCGCCACATGTTGCATGCGGTTTTCGTAGATCTTCTCGGTGATCACGCTGGTGCCTTGCGCTGTGGCCAGGAGGGCCATGAACGGGGCCTGCAGATCCGTCGGAAAGCCAGGGAAAGGTTGTGTCGTGATGTCAATGCCATGGATCTCGCCAGGCGTGATCACGACGCCGTCTCCATCGAGCTTCAGTTTGCAGCCACAGTCTTTGAGCTTCTGCAGCACAGCGCTGAGATGGTCGGGAATCACCGGCGCGACCCGCAGAGTGGAGCGGGTGATGGCGGCTGCCAACAGAAACGTTCCGGCTTCGATTCGGTCGGGAATCACGGTGTAGTCGCAACCCCGCAAGCGTTCGACACCTTCGATGGTGATCGTCGGACCGCCGGCGCCGCTGATGCGGGCGCCCATGGCATTCAGCAGGTTGGCAAGGTCTTGAACCTCAGGCTCTTGCGCGGCGTTTTCGATCACGCTGGTGCCATCGGCCAAGGTGGCGGCCATCAGGATGGTTTCAGTTGCGCCGACGCTGGGGCAGTCCAGGACGATCGAATTGCCTTTGAGGCGTTGGCTCTTGCCGGGAACGGTGGCCGAGACCACCCCATGGTCAACGGTCACGATTGCGCCGAGTGCTTTGAGGCCGCGGATGTGCTCCACCACAGGACGCGCTCCGATGCGGCAGCCGCCCGGCAGGGGGACTTTGGCGTGGCCCATGCGCGCCAGGATGGAGCCGATCGCAAAGAAGCTGGCCCGCAGACCGTTTACCAACTCGTAGGGGGGCTCTGCACTGGTCAGTGCGGCGGCATGCAGTCGAACCGTTTCATCGCTGCGCTCGACAGACACACCCATCGACATCAGGATCTGGACCATCCCATCGATATCGGTGAGAGGCGGGACGTTGCGCAGCGTCAGGGGCTCATCGGTGAGCAGGGACGCCGTCATCAGCACCAGGGCGGAATTCTTGGCTCCACTGACGCGTAGTTCACCCTCCAGTCGGTGCCCGCCATCGATCTCAAGGTGCGGCTTGAGAATGTCCTGAGACACGGGGGCCGCGGCTGTCATTCCTTGGGATTCCTAGGGGAATGCCCATCTTGGCCAGAACGTCTGAGACCGTCTAGACGGCCGGCCCTCAAAGTGGCTTTTGGGCTTGGGCTTGAGCGGCGTGGCGATGTCGTATGTTTCACAGGTCGCTTGAGCGACGAACGCCAGCGGATGTGGCGGAATTGGTAGACGCGCTAGTTTCAGGTACTAGTGGCAGCAATGTCGTGGGAGTTCAAGTCTCCCCATCCGCATTATCTTGTTGGAGTCAAGCTCCGACAACCGGCCATGATTGTTTTGAAGATCTCCAACTCATCGGAGGTGGTGGCTTCCAAGGTCGGAAAGTTTCTCGAATTTCTGACGCCCGACAACATGGATCAGTCGGCGGTTGAAGATCAGGTCATCAAAAAGTTGGTTGAGAATCTCGCTGCCGAGGGGATCAAGGGTGAGATCGCTGCTGTGAATGGCATGGATATCGATGGCAAAGAGCTCAGCCTCCAGGAAGGATTGAAAGTGCGGAAACACGCCAGTTTCTGAGGAGAGCCTTCTGGTGGGACAGGCGGTTGATCTGATTTCCAGTCGTCGCAATCCTTTGATTCGGCGTCTGCGGTCTCTGGCTTCACCGTCGGGTCGACAGCAGGACGGGCATCTGCTGCTGGAAGGCACCCACCAGCTTCAGGAGTTGATGGCTTTAAAGCACCAGCTTTCGGAGCCTGTTCAAGTGTTCGCAACGACGGAATGGCTCGATGCCCATACGGCATTTCTGCAGCCCCTCTCGGACTCCATCCGCGTGCAGCCCATGTCGGATGAAGCCCTTAAAGCGGCGCTGTCCACGGTGAATCCCGATGGTGTGGCCTGTTTGCTTTCCCTTCAGCGGTTGCCATCTCCTGGACCATCACCGTCGTTCGTGCTGGCGCTTGATCGTGTTCAGGACCCCGGCAATCTCGGCACCTTGCTGCGCACTGCCCTTGGGGCTGACATAGAGCAGGTGTGGCTGGCGGCTGGTGCTGATCCGCTCGCTCCGAAAGTGCTGCGTTCTGCGGTCGGCGCTGTGCTGCGCGTGCCTTTCCGGCGCTTTGGGCCCACTCACGATGTCGGTGTGGAACAACTCGCCGCTCAACTGCGTCAGGCCCGAGAGCGAGGTCTTCAGGTGGTGGGCACCCTGGTGCCCGATTCGGCCGTGAGTTTTCCTGTGATCCCCTACTGGGAACTGGATTGGTGCCAACCCACGGTGTTGGTGCTCGGCAATGAGGGATCAGGCCTGCACCCGATGCTCCAGGCCTGTTGCAGCCACGGTGTGACCCTGCCCCATAGTCCACACCTGGAGTCGCTGAATGTGGCAGCTGCAGCAGTTCCTCTCCTTCTGGAACGTCGACGAGCGACAATGACCGCTTCCACGCAGCACTCCGGGTGAGCGACGCCAGTTTCGACTTCGATGTGATCGTGATCGGCGCCGGCTATGGCGGTTTCGATGCGGCCAAACATGCCGCGGATCACGGTCTGAAGGTTGCGATCGTCGAATCGCGTGACATGGGCGGGACCTGCGTCAACCGCGGCTGTGTTCCCTCCAAGGCTTTGCTGGCAGCCTCCGGCCGGGTTCGTGAGCTGGCCGATGCCGAGCATCTGTCTGGTTTCGGTATCCATGCAGCTCCCGTCCGGTTTGAGCGCCAGAAGATTGCAGACCATGCCAACGAGCTGGTGGCCACGATCCGTAGCAATCTCACCAAGACCCTCGAGCGGGCTGGCGTCACCATCATTCGCGGTAAGGGACGGCTGGCGGGCTCTCAACAGGTGGGTGTCCGTGAGGTCAGCGGTGTGGATCGGGTGCTCACAGCCCGTGATGTGATTCTGGCCACGGGGTCTGATCCTTTTGTTCCTCCCGGAATTGAAACCGACGGTCGCAGTGTGTTCACCAGCGACGAAGCGGTGAATCTCGAGTGGCTGCCGCGCTGGATCGCCATCATCGGCAGTGGCTACATCGGCCTGGAATTCGCGGATGTTTACACCGCGTTGGGTTGCGAGGTGACCATGATCGAGGCCCTCGACCGGGTGATGCCCACCTTCGACCCCGACATCGCCAAGCTGGCCGCTCGCAAGTTGATCGATGGCCGGGACATTGATGCCCGTTCCGGTGTGCTCGCCAAGTCGATCAAGCCCGGTGCTCCTGTGCAGATCGAGTTGGTCGACATGGAGACCCGTGACCCAGTGGAAACCCTGGAGGTGGATGCGGTGCTGGTGGCGACGGGCCGTGTTCCCAGCAGCAAGGATCTCAACCTTGAGGCCCTTGGCGTTGAAACCAACCGGGGTTTCGTGCCCATCGACGACCGGATGCGTGTGCTGGCCAACGGTCAGCCCGTGGACCATCTCTGGGCGGTGGGTGATGTGACCGGCAAGTTGATGCTGGCCCACACCGCTGCGGCTCAAGGCACCGTTGCCATCGACAACATCCTTGGCCACAACAGAGAGATCGACTACCGCAGCATCCCTGCGGCCACCTTCACCCATCCCGAGATCAGCTCGGTGGGTCTGAGTGAAGCGGATGCCAAGCAGGAGGCGGCTGATCAGGGCTTTGAGTTGGGTGTTGTGCGCAGCTACTTCAAGGCCAACTCCAAGGCTCTGGCCGAGCTGGAAAGCGATGGGTTGATGAAACTGCTGTTCAACAAGGTCACCGGAGAGGTGCTGGGCGCTCACATCTACGGGCTGCATGCCGCTGATCTGATCCAGGAGGTGTCCAACGCCGTGGCCCGCCGTCAGAGCGTGCGTCAGCTGGCTACGGAGGTGCATACCCATCCGACCCTCAGTGAAGTCGTTGAAGCGGCCTACAAGCAGGCTGCCGCAGCGCTTCCCGCCGCTGCCTGAGTTCAAACCGCGTTGTTATCAGTCATGGAGATTCGTCGTCGCCCACCCAACCCCAAGGTTCAGGTGGCTCATCTCGAATACGCGATCCCGCATGAGGACAGCGAGCCCCGCAACATCCTCGAAAAGATTGTCTGGGAAAAAGACCGGGAAATCGAGTCGGCCCGTCAGCGCATGCCGCTGGCGCAGCTGAAGGCTCGGGTCGCTGAGCTGCCAGCACCCCGGGACTTTCTTGGCGCCCTGCGAGCGGCGCCGGTGATGCCGGCGGTGATTGCCGAGGTGAAAAAGGCCAGTCCCAGCAAAGGGGTCATCCGCGAAGACTTTGACCCCGTGGCGATCGCGCGCGCCTATGCCGCCGGTGGTGCCAGCTGCTTGTCTGTGCTCACCGACAAGACCTTCTTTCAAGGTGGGTTTGATGTGCTGATTGCTGTGCGTGAGGCCGTCGATCTGCCCCTGCTTTGCAAAGACTTCATCCTTAGCCCTCATCAGCTGTATCAGGCCCGTGCCGCTGGCGCCGATGCTGCTCTGCTGATTGCGGCGATCCTTTCTGATCAGGATCTGGCTTACCTGCACAAAGTGGCCAAGACGCTCGATCTCACGGTGCTGGTGGAAGTGCATGACGAGCAAGAGCTCGAGCGGGTGCTGACCATCGGGGACTTCCCGCTGATTGGCATCAACAATCGGGATCTCACCAGTTTTGAGACGGATCTGGCCACCACGGAGCGTTTGATGGAGCGTTTCGGAGAGCGACTGCGCCAGCAAGGCTCTCTGCTAGTCAGCGAATCAGGTTTGTTCGCACGATCTGATCTGGATCGGGTGCAGCAAGCCGGAGCAGGAGCCGTT
This region of Synechococcus sp. NOUM97013 genomic DNA includes:
- a CDS encoding amidohydrolase family protein, giving the protein MLQTSRSGSLKARCPRLLLETALARAVDLSKAAGSDGLIPVSIRWHEGLIDAVEPVPDAEGLVLPRLVEPHAHLDKAFSWNDYPNPVGTFAAALAANFKEHQTRTLQKVQARGERALALAWRHGLRAVRSHIDSLGPGAACSWEALTALRERWRDRLELQLVALVPVEHWATPEGAQLAGTVAAAGGALGGFIQPPCRGRNERQGLRRLLELANQHGCLVDLHIDEASSHPAAGMHQLLRTMERMELSVPVTCSHASSLALLRDGALRRLADRMARQNLQVVALPLTNGWLLGRQGDTTPLRRPLAPIRQLQNAGVRVAVGGDNVQDPWFPGGQLDPLALMAMSLPLAQLAPWDDHGLKPFCTDAAQLMGLAWDGVLRNGAPADLIHLPQGGWPELLAIPSARRVLAGGQWVDNQFVGDQSVADSTDSP
- a CDS encoding DUF4359 domain-containing protein, producing the protein MSSPRRRWPSATLVASALLLAGSGAALAFSNPSRSDYNAFAGRQLVSLATEEICQRQVLPLVLQLWISDCPRLIADQEPVLATLADQFTRRWNLGLASVYVIEVGGQDLLPSLRLPSYRVTTLGIAGQFLVLNAHSKDGDRR
- a CDS encoding aspartate aminotransferase family protein yields the protein MVDASPVTPSAAVMGTYNRFPIALLRGKGCWVWDDQSRRHLDAVAGIATCTLGHSNRAIRKALTGQLRRLQHVSNLYAIPEQEQLAAWLVNNSCADSVFFCNSGAEANEAAIKLARKHGHQKRGIDRPVIITASASFHGRTLAAVSATGQPRYHQGFEPMVEGFEFFTYNDLADFEQLLERLEQNGPRVAAVLIEPLQGEGGVNPGVPAVMKAIRQHCDARDILLIFDEVQVGMGRTGTLWGYEQLGVVPDALTLAKGLGGGHAVGALMVRSNADVFEPGDHASTFGGNPFACRAGLTVASEIERRNLLSNVRERGDQLRAGLNRLVERYPDQLEGSRGWGLLQGLVLKDDCGIQAIDVVKAALEEQLLLVPAGAQVIRMVPALVISSREVQILLTRLERALVRVT
- a CDS encoding folylpolyglutamate synthase/dihydrofolate synthase family protein, which codes for MDLSLERMHAALQHLQSPAGSIPAVQVVGTNGKGSIACLIHHGLMAAGLRSGLTTSPHLVSWCERIRIDNALIRIETLRSLLESLQPVVEDCRLTPFEQLICAALVHFDQQQPDWLVLEAGLGGRLDATTAHPRRPLIAVASIGLDHREHLGSTLQAIATEKAAAIGPGAHVVSGPQLAAVRAVLEQRVNAMAGTLEWVEPLDETWTLGLPGLWQQSNAAVAAAALRWIGQDSGAISAAAIREGLAAARWPGRLQWMRWQELRVRVDGAHNPPAAVQLDQERRRWSDDGTPQTWILAIQAHKQAPEMLNQLLHPGDQAWIVPVPGHQSWSAEQLKAQCPQQADQLKAAVDAAEALQQLQAEGWPPTAPVIAGSLYLIGQLMEIGLVQAE
- a CDS encoding FAD-binding oxidoreductase, whose protein sequence is MLTDAMRSALTAIPGLSVLTEPDDLERYSRDAYDYSPVLRERLAECRADVVVRPDSVDAVVQVAGLCHRHGVPLTLRGSGTGNYGQCVPLEAGVVMLMSHLRSVRAIDPDTGDVTVECGCLLKDLNRDLVAKGRQLRLMPSTWRSATIGGFIAGGSGGIGSVRWGFLRDPGHLLGLEVVTLEPEPRVLQLEASEAEALNHAYGTNGIITALTLATAPNIAWQELVVDCPDWSSAVELARHCCAAAIDLHLCTVLEAAVVEQLPQWDLPVSAKDRLLLLVSPDAVSTVHRLATAAGAAVTHLGSEADRHGNGLKELTWNHTTLHLRQRDSSWTYLQMLLPQPELAFLDNLKQAWGDDLLWHLEGVRQQGTQRLAALPLVRWRGAEALERLIQQCRDQGALIFNPHVLTVEGGGLGVIDGDQVAAKHNFDPAGLLNPGKLGGFNS
- a CDS encoding DUF1611 domain-containing protein, whose amino-acid sequence is MLKAQDPVVLLQHGGLDSLTGKTGLAMLRHRQGPIVAVIDPSHAGQRLQDITGIPRSVPVVADLAAALPYGPSVAVVGLAPSGGVLPEAMRADVLAALQAGLSIASGLHTRLDDDPALHAAVQPGRWIWDLRREPAAVQVAQARAADLSCRRVLAVGTDMAVGKMSACLAVHEAALRAGVSSAFVGTGQAGILISGTGVPVDAVRVDYAAGAVEAAVMEAASTLPETGLVLVEGQGSLCHPGSTATLPLLRGSQPTALLMVHRACQTRIERVPQIPLPLLQDLIALCEALAAIGRPIGSAPAPKVRALALNTARLDEPEATALSRELSDQLGLVCRDPIRHGAEDLLEALLAP
- a CDS encoding pentapeptide repeat-containing protein codes for the protein MHALLKALAAFALMLWLMPVSAIALDTSAGVGLQDRALFQDRVDYTLTNQSDVDFHGQQLTNTSFAGAVGRGADFSDTNLSGAIFTQGAFADANFHGADLSDALMDRADFTGTDLRDALLVGVIASGSSFAGAQVEGADFSDALLDRDDQRRLCQEAEGVNPVTGVLTRDSLNC